The following are encoded together in the Nocardia sp. XZ_19_385 genome:
- a CDS encoding cytosine permease — protein sequence MSVPNEAHEAPLTLDQPAPRVLSFWDQSAFWANLGVSLFAFSGAYTVLAPNTEGALQLSIAAGIVAMIIGTVVGGLMLGLAAVPGSQTGQPAMVLLRGLFGAKLSYLPTILNIAQLIGWGTFELIVIGSAAEELFGGGPRWLYVVGAGVITVALTIWPLGSVRMLRRFVTIGVVIALAWFYIQFFRAGIPDLTANPGPKGSGPFGVDWSLFWIATDAALAVSISWMPVAADYTRHSKSSRAAFGAASGSYALTQIVAYILGLLALALATSDSGTYGPFLHVTLGALFFFILVLREADQSFANVYSTAISIQNLWPRIDRRILTIGLGALITLLALWLQMDDYFGFLGLIGSVFVPLLGVLVADFFLRAKGSWNTAEDAPSRWGMVFAWLVGLSVYQLINPGDAGAWTRFWVNVQEALGFTKQAWMSASLLSFLAAGLVAWLVGRVSATRSPR from the coding sequence ATGTCTGTTCCAAACGAAGCGCACGAGGCGCCGCTCACCCTCGACCAGCCCGCACCCCGGGTGCTGTCATTCTGGGATCAGAGCGCGTTCTGGGCGAATCTCGGCGTCAGCCTGTTCGCGTTCTCCGGCGCCTACACGGTGCTCGCCCCGAATACCGAGGGCGCGCTGCAACTGTCCATCGCGGCGGGCATCGTCGCGATGATCATCGGCACCGTGGTCGGCGGGCTGATGCTCGGCCTGGCCGCGGTCCCGGGCTCGCAGACCGGTCAACCGGCCATGGTGCTGCTGCGCGGCCTGTTCGGCGCGAAACTCAGCTACCTGCCGACGATCCTGAACATCGCCCAGCTGATCGGCTGGGGCACCTTCGAGCTGATCGTCATCGGCAGCGCCGCGGAGGAACTGTTCGGCGGCGGGCCGCGCTGGCTGTATGTGGTCGGGGCGGGCGTGATCACCGTGGCCCTGACGATCTGGCCGCTCGGCTCGGTACGGATGCTGCGCCGATTCGTCACCATCGGTGTGGTGATCGCGCTGGCCTGGTTCTACATCCAGTTCTTCCGGGCGGGTATCCCCGATCTGACCGCCAACCCGGGCCCGAAGGGCAGCGGCCCGTTCGGCGTCGACTGGAGTCTGTTCTGGATCGCCACCGACGCGGCGCTGGCCGTCTCGATCTCCTGGATGCCGGTGGCCGCCGACTACACCCGCCATTCCAAGAGCAGCCGGGCGGCGTTCGGCGCGGCCAGCGGGTCCTACGCGCTGACCCAGATCGTCGCCTACATCCTCGGCCTGCTCGCCTTGGCCTTGGCCACCAGCGACAGCGGCACCTACGGTCCGTTCCTGCATGTCACGCTGGGCGCTTTGTTCTTCTTCATTCTGGTGCTCCGCGAAGCCGATCAGTCCTTCGCCAACGTCTACTCCACGGCCATCTCGATCCAGAACCTGTGGCCGCGCATCGACCGGCGGATCCTGACGATCGGGCTCGGTGCGCTGATCACGTTGCTCGCGCTGTGGCTGCAGATGGACGACTACTTCGGATTCCTCGGCCTGATCGGTTCGGTGTTCGTGCCGCTGCTGGGTGTGCTGGTCGCCGATTTCTTCTTGCGCGCCAAGGGTTCCTGGAACACCGCCGAGGACGCGCCGTCGCGCTGGGGCATGGTCTTCGCGTGGCTGGTGGGCCTGTCGGTGTACCAGCTGATCAACCCGGGCGACGCGGGCGCGTGGACCCGGTTCTGGGTGAATGTTCAGGAGGCGCTGGGCTTCACCAAGCAGGCTTGGATGAGCGCGTCGCTGCTGTCGTTCCTGGCGGCGGGCCTGGTGGCCTGGCTGGTCGGCCGCGTTTCGGCGACCCGTTCGCCGCGGTAA
- a CDS encoding DUF72 domain-containing protein yields the protein MGEIRIGTSGWLYPPWRGVFYPEGLVQRRELAYLAEQFETVEINGSFYALQKPASYQKWAEQTPDDFVFAVKGSRFITHMKRLRDGDTLLSNFLASGVLALGPKLGPFLWQLPPNFAFDPALLADFFTRLPRSTTEAAKIASHHDHRVDPAWLTTDADRPIRHALEIRHPSFVTPEFPALLREFGIALVVADTAGKYPALEEITTDFTYIRLHGHEELYVSGYTDEGLDMWAGKIRDWALHGDVYVYFDNDAKVMAPRDALALKSRLAY from the coding sequence ATGGGCGAGATCCGGATCGGCACCTCGGGCTGGCTGTACCCGCCGTGGCGGGGCGTGTTCTATCCCGAGGGCCTGGTGCAACGCCGTGAACTCGCCTATCTGGCAGAGCAGTTCGAAACCGTAGAGATCAACGGTTCGTTCTACGCGCTGCAGAAGCCTGCCAGCTACCAGAAGTGGGCCGAACAGACGCCGGACGACTTCGTATTCGCCGTCAAGGGCAGCCGTTTCATCACCCACATGAAGCGGCTGCGCGACGGCGACACGCTGCTGTCGAACTTCCTCGCCTCCGGGGTTCTCGCGCTAGGCCCGAAACTGGGACCATTCCTGTGGCAGTTGCCGCCGAACTTCGCCTTCGACCCCGCCTTGCTCGCGGATTTCTTTACCCGCCTCCCCCGGAGCACTACCGAGGCAGCGAAGATCGCAAGCCACCACGACCATCGCGTCGACCCGGCCTGGCTCACCACCGATGCCGACCGTCCGATCCGCCACGCCCTCGAAATCCGCCACCCCAGCTTCGTCACACCCGAATTCCCGGCCCTGCTCCGCGAATTCGGCATCGCGCTGGTCGTCGCCGACACTGCGGGCAAATATCCCGCCCTCGAGGAAATCACCACCGATTTCACCTACATCCGCCTGCATGGCCATGAAGAGCTGTATGTCAGCGGCTACACCGACGAAGGGCTCGACATGTGGGCCGGCAAGATTCGCGATTGGGCTCTGCATGGCGATGTCTATGTCTACTTCGACAACGATGCGAAGGTGATGGCGCCGCGAGATGCCCTTGCTTTGAAATCGCGGCTTGCCTACTGA
- a CDS encoding HNH endonuclease signature motif containing protein, with product MRSTSPAVSAQRVTDPLLTAATDLTATTVTLFSDEAVLEAMRELEKARRVLDSFAHKLIVRATEGGLPARTGAGTTKKLLIQTLRISHADAAARVAAATALGVWHDIPGEDVEPHHPATAAAQAEGQISTDHAREIAKVLKRVPGSTANTDFEAAEQILATAARAVMPEDITNIGRDILARLDPDGSLTNDSDRQRQRSLRIGRQRADGMSAISGDITPTLRALLDPVLAKLGRPGMNNPDDPDSPSGSTEHIDREVLDAAAKRDTRSAAQRTHDALVALLSPGTDPANLGTHRGLPVSAILSISIEDIENAAGVATTATGGTVPIGEALKLAERALPWLMVFDHAGVPLHLGRTKRLASPGQRLALIAALRGCTRPGCDAPASICAVHHVTDWNKHGNTDIGNETLACDRCHALIHDGPGGWKTVVLGKGSDHPGRTGWIAPPHIDPTRTPRINHRHHASELLAETLARIHEDREHDRAQRRRWLTELAPRKPAAEPAVPPRAAPRDIRVRSRTGPAPAVARKP from the coding sequence ATGCGTTCGACCAGCCCAGCGGTATCAGCACAGCGGGTCACCGACCCGCTACTGACCGCCGCCACCGACCTCACCGCCACCACGGTGACGCTGTTCTCGGATGAGGCTGTGCTCGAAGCGATGCGCGAGTTGGAGAAAGCGCGGCGGGTGCTGGATTCCTTCGCCCACAAACTGATCGTGCGCGCCACCGAAGGCGGACTCCCCGCCCGCACCGGCGCCGGGACCACGAAGAAACTACTGATCCAAACTCTTCGGATTTCTCATGCCGATGCCGCCGCCCGCGTCGCGGCCGCGACGGCTTTGGGTGTGTGGCATGACATCCCGGGCGAGGATGTCGAGCCCCACCACCCCGCGACCGCAGCCGCCCAAGCCGAAGGCCAGATCTCCACCGACCACGCACGCGAGATCGCGAAAGTGTTGAAACGTGTCCCCGGCTCGACCGCGAACACCGATTTCGAAGCCGCCGAACAGATCCTGGCCACCGCCGCCCGTGCCGTGATGCCCGAAGATATCACCAACATCGGCCGAGACATCCTGGCACGCCTCGACCCCGATGGCAGCCTCACCAACGACAGCGACCGCCAACGCCAACGCAGCCTGCGTATTGGTCGGCAACGCGCTGACGGCATGTCGGCGATCAGCGGAGACATCACCCCCACCCTGCGCGCCCTGCTCGACCCTGTCCTCGCCAAACTCGGACGCCCGGGCATGAACAACCCCGACGACCCCGACAGCCCCTCCGGCAGCACCGAGCACATCGATCGGGAGGTGTTGGATGCCGCCGCCAAGCGCGATACCCGCAGTGCCGCCCAACGCACCCACGACGCGTTGGTCGCCCTGTTGTCGCCGGGCACCGACCCCGCAAACCTGGGAACCCATCGCGGGCTGCCGGTTTCAGCGATCCTGTCGATCAGCATCGAGGACATCGAGAACGCCGCCGGGGTCGCGACCACCGCGACCGGGGGCACGGTCCCGATCGGGGAAGCGTTGAAGCTGGCCGAACGGGCTCTGCCGTGGCTGATGGTGTTCGACCATGCCGGTGTCCCATTGCATTTGGGGCGCACCAAACGCCTCGCCAGCCCCGGTCAACGATTGGCGTTGATCGCTGCTCTGCGGGGCTGCACCCGTCCGGGTTGTGACGCCCCGGCGAGTATATGCGCGGTCCATCATGTCACCGACTGGAACAAACACGGCAACACTGACATCGGCAACGAAACCTTGGCCTGCGACCGCTGCCACGCCCTGATTCATGACGGGCCCGGCGGCTGGAAAACTGTTGTCCTCGGCAAGGGTTCGGATCATCCGGGCCGGACCGGGTGGATCGCACCACCCCACATCGACCCCACCCGCACACCCCGAATCAACCACCGCCACCACGCCAGCGAACTACTCGCCGAAACACTCGCACGCATCCACGAAGACAGAGAACACGACCGCGCACAGCGCCGACGCTGGCTCACCGAACTAGCGCCACGCAAGCCCGCCGCTGAGCCCGCGGTGCCGCCCCGCGCGGCGCCGCGAGATATCCGCGTCCGCAGCCGAACGGGCCCTGCCCCAGCCGTAGCGCGCAAGCCATAA
- a CDS encoding co-chaperone YbbN encodes MERDHEFTVTLPGAGTYIIKLLETVQIEESDGHTIGHWPAFHLDAKSDSAAKVYEELLGGLQQQIAAGPGSPEFEPFAAYVREHGTHLSEAEATAREVAELRDITVRWRVTDDEQYTVRLWQDLELQRDGDTVTAQAFNLTGTGHHPGEALQELSRALSEACGEPDAPGPRLTDLTTWVRTNGDPVPTEVLAQEAKDKQLYLTARDKLTAITPEDIPAESSTGIPLLVDFWAEWCGPCRQVTPVLAELSEQWAGRVLVRKIDVDQYEGIWERFNFRGIPAILMFKDGNEIHRVVGFAGKKHLITEIEPHL; translated from the coding sequence ATGGAGCGCGATCACGAGTTCACCGTCACGCTGCCCGGTGCGGGCACCTACATCATCAAGCTGCTCGAAACAGTCCAAATCGAGGAATCCGACGGCCACACGATCGGCCACTGGCCCGCCTTCCACCTCGACGCGAAGAGCGACAGCGCGGCGAAGGTCTACGAAGAACTGCTGGGCGGCCTGCAACAGCAGATCGCCGCCGGCCCCGGCTCGCCGGAGTTCGAACCCTTCGCCGCTTACGTCCGCGAACACGGCACCCACCTTTCCGAAGCGGAAGCCACCGCCCGCGAAGTAGCGGAACTCCGCGACATCACCGTCCGCTGGCGAGTCACCGACGACGAGCAGTACACCGTCCGCCTCTGGCAAGACCTCGAATTGCAACGCGACGGCGACACAGTCACGGCCCAAGCCTTCAACCTGACCGGCACCGGCCACCACCCCGGCGAAGCGCTCCAAGAATTGTCACGCGCCCTCAGCGAAGCCTGCGGCGAACCCGACGCCCCCGGCCCACGCCTCACCGACCTCACGACCTGGGTCCGAACCAACGGCGACCCGGTCCCCACCGAAGTCCTCGCCCAAGAAGCAAAAGACAAACAGCTCTACCTGACAGCGCGCGACAAACTAACCGCCATCACCCCGGAAGACATCCCCGCCGAAAGCTCCACCGGCATCCCACTACTGGTCGACTTCTGGGCCGAATGGTGCGGCCCCTGCCGCCAGGTCACCCCAGTCCTAGCCGAACTTTCCGAACAATGGGCCGGCCGAGTACTCGTCCGCAAGATCGATGTCGACCAATACGAAGGCATCTGGGAGCGCTTCAACTTCCGCGGCATCCCCGCCATCTTGATGTTCAAGGACGGCAACGAAATCCACCGCGTAGTCGGCTTCGCCGGCAAAAAGCACCTGATCACCGAAATCGAACCCCACCTCTGA
- a CDS encoding alpha/beta hydrolase produces MRPTISQLAAWNLAGLLQAAKVANENAVTLYDSLTDSSRAMDAAQEWRGQTRDAAWRRTNEEIEHAHEVRGLLVQFADEAADAHREFETARTYVLAQQSTARTAGCTVGDTGMVTHPDSGNTEAGVFQLNILAGLDEIERIDNSYGEQLRAIQADLAAIREGQQDIMFQGVPRDPDDVITQLAAMTADQRAAALSQLSPSDIRALVIANPDVMGNLNGVPFPIRIAANEINIRNAVQQEKHKPNPDQERINRLEGLLAPIDDPTKTDKVLGKSESDKKPELELVRTAGLSAADDAKLDRKFIMFRADEGTGHMIEMVGEFTSDTKGVGVYVPGTSTDLDGSASNQAAAWNLADQTKGPVFLYMEGDFPQDLGPSGAMNPQYAEDMAPKLVEFGKEVDREVGQRAPGTPVTYVGHSYGGSIVGTAEQQGLRADRILHASSAGTGVEDKAWNNPNPNVQRYSMTAPGDLIGAAQSAPRDTGLPSWLDLPGIPESNPHGGHPQGTDPDKMPGVTRLDTGYYGDYNGDGEQAVVFGPDGHGKYWDDPNSTAFRNIAGVIAGGEVHAYRERGIETDWVDIDLGDDGDLKDEVADLVAAQAAQQLGKKPYADPRVTDNAELGPRILAS; encoded by the coding sequence ATGCGGCCGACGATCTCGCAGCTGGCGGCGTGGAACCTCGCTGGGCTGCTGCAGGCGGCGAAGGTGGCGAACGAGAACGCGGTGACGCTGTACGACTCGCTCACGGATTCGTCGCGGGCGATGGACGCCGCGCAGGAGTGGCGGGGCCAGACCAGGGACGCGGCCTGGCGGCGCACGAACGAGGAGATCGAGCACGCGCACGAGGTGCGCGGGCTGCTGGTGCAGTTCGCCGACGAAGCCGCGGACGCGCACCGGGAATTCGAGACCGCCCGCACGTATGTGCTGGCGCAGCAGTCGACGGCACGGACCGCGGGCTGCACGGTCGGCGACACCGGCATGGTCACCCACCCGGACAGCGGCAACACCGAAGCCGGTGTCTTCCAACTGAATATCCTCGCTGGTCTGGACGAGATCGAGCGGATCGACAACAGCTATGGGGAACAGCTGCGCGCCATCCAAGCCGATCTCGCCGCGATCCGGGAAGGCCAGCAGGACATCATGTTCCAGGGCGTCCCCCGCGACCCGGACGACGTAATCACCCAACTGGCGGCGATGACCGCTGATCAGCGCGCGGCCGCGCTGTCGCAGCTGAGCCCATCGGATATCCGGGCCCTGGTAATCGCGAATCCGGATGTGATGGGCAATTTGAACGGTGTCCCGTTCCCGATCCGCATCGCGGCCAACGAGATCAATATCCGCAACGCCGTTCAGCAGGAGAAGCACAAGCCCAATCCCGATCAGGAGCGGATCAACCGTCTGGAGGGCCTGCTCGCGCCGATCGACGACCCGACCAAGACCGACAAGGTGCTCGGGAAGTCCGAGTCGGACAAGAAGCCGGAACTCGAGCTGGTGCGGACCGCCGGCCTCAGTGCCGCCGACGACGCGAAGCTGGACCGCAAATTCATCATGTTCCGGGCCGACGAGGGCACCGGGCACATGATCGAGATGGTCGGCGAATTCACCTCGGACACAAAGGGAGTCGGCGTCTACGTGCCCGGCACCTCGACCGATCTGGACGGTTCCGCGTCCAATCAGGCCGCCGCCTGGAACCTGGCCGACCAGACCAAGGGCCCGGTATTCCTCTACATGGAGGGCGATTTCCCACAGGATCTCGGCCCGTCCGGCGCGATGAACCCGCAGTACGCCGAGGACATGGCCCCCAAGTTGGTCGAGTTCGGCAAGGAGGTCGACCGCGAGGTCGGTCAACGGGCCCCGGGGACCCCGGTCACCTACGTCGGCCATTCCTATGGCGGTTCGATCGTCGGCACCGCCGAACAACAGGGCCTGCGCGCCGACCGCATCCTGCACGCCTCCTCGGCGGGCACCGGCGTGGAAGACAAGGCGTGGAACAACCCGAACCCGAATGTGCAGCGCTACTCCATGACCGCTCCCGGTGACCTGATCGGCGCCGCACAATCCGCGCCCCGGGACACCGGTCTCCCGTCCTGGCTCGACCTGCCCGGCATCCCGGAGAGCAACCCGCACGGCGGCCACCCACAGGGCACCGACCCGGACAAGATGCCGGGCGTCACCCGCCTCGACACCGGCTACTACGGCGATTACAACGGCGACGGCGAACAGGCGGTCGTCTTCGGCCCGGACGGCCACGGAAAGTACTGGGACGACCCGAATTCCACCGCCTTCCGCAATATCGCGGGCGTCATCGCGGGCGGCGAGGTACATGCCTACCGTGAGCGCGGCATCGAAACCGATTGGGTGGACATCGATCTCGGTGACGACGGCGATCTGAAAGACGAGGTCGCCGATCTGGTCGCCGCACAGGCCGCACAGCAGCTGGGCAAGAAGCCCTACGCCGACCCGCGCGTCACCGACAACGCCGAACTGGGACCGAGGATCCTGGCGTCATGA
- a CDS encoding ABC transporter substrate-binding protein has translation MRFTRAGALAGAVLLATSLGLSGCGNDDDSADGRIVLVNGGEPQNPLVPTNTNENMGGRVIDRLFAGLKYYDANGVAHNEMAEKIETTDRKNYKITIKPNWKFTDGTTVKAKNFVDAWNHGALATNAQLQNYVFTPILGFDEVQAKPPKAQTMKGLQVLDDSTFTVELQKPSIDFETALGYAPFYPLPDVAFKDMKAFGEAPVGNGPYKFKTWEHNVKIDLDKNPDYKGGRPAKNDGLRFVHYQSFDTAYADLQAGNLDALDTIPPSALATYKKDLGDLAITKPTAQNQKIGIQPTVPHFAGEEGVLRRKAISMAIHREQMAEKIFQGTRLPARDRTSSVLPGFDGNLPGSEVLKYNPDEAKKLWAQANALSPWSGKYEIAYNADGGHQEWIEAVANSVKNVLGIDAVGVPFPTFRDIRTQITGRTIGKAFRYGWQGDYPTMLQFLTPHYYSYSGSNSIDYKNPEADRLLDAALAAGSLPESYKIIGEFQTLLFRDMVDIPIFDYVANAGRSDKVKKAELTWNGLFDFEGIEK, from the coding sequence GTGAGATTCACAAGAGCTGGTGCGTTGGCCGGGGCGGTGCTACTGGCCACCAGCCTGGGACTGTCCGGATGCGGGAACGACGACGACAGCGCCGATGGCCGGATCGTCCTCGTCAACGGCGGGGAACCGCAGAACCCGTTGGTGCCCACCAACACCAACGAAAACATGGGTGGTCGGGTCATCGACCGGTTGTTCGCGGGTTTGAAGTATTACGACGCCAACGGTGTCGCGCACAACGAGATGGCCGAGAAGATCGAGACCACCGACCGCAAGAACTACAAGATCACCATCAAGCCGAACTGGAAATTCACCGACGGCACCACAGTGAAGGCGAAGAACTTCGTCGACGCCTGGAACCACGGCGCCCTCGCCACCAACGCCCAGCTGCAGAACTACGTTTTCACCCCGATTCTCGGGTTCGACGAGGTGCAGGCCAAACCACCGAAGGCCCAGACCATGAAGGGCCTCCAGGTCCTCGATGACAGCACCTTCACGGTCGAATTGCAAAAGCCGTCCATTGATTTCGAGACCGCCCTGGGTTACGCGCCGTTCTATCCGCTGCCCGATGTCGCGTTCAAGGACATGAAGGCCTTCGGTGAGGCGCCGGTCGGCAACGGCCCGTACAAGTTCAAGACCTGGGAACACAACGTCAAGATCGACCTGGACAAGAACCCGGACTACAAGGGCGGCCGCCCGGCCAAGAACGACGGCCTGCGGTTCGTGCACTACCAGTCCTTCGACACCGCCTACGCCGACCTGCAGGCAGGCAACCTGGACGCCCTCGACACCATCCCGCCCAGCGCGCTCGCCACCTACAAAAAGGATCTCGGTGACCTCGCGATCACCAAGCCCACCGCGCAGAACCAGAAGATCGGCATCCAGCCCACCGTGCCGCACTTCGCCGGCGAGGAAGGCGTGCTGCGCCGCAAAGCGATTTCGATGGCGATCCACCGGGAACAGATGGCGGAGAAGATCTTCCAGGGCACCCGCCTGCCGGCCCGCGACCGCACCTCCAGCGTGCTGCCCGGTTTCGACGGCAACCTGCCCGGCTCGGAGGTGCTGAAATACAACCCGGACGAGGCCAAGAAACTGTGGGCCCAGGCCAATGCCCTTTCGCCATGGTCGGGCAAATACGAGATCGCCTACAACGCCGACGGTGGACACCAGGAATGGATCGAAGCCGTCGCCAACAGCGTGAAGAATGTGCTGGGCATCGATGCGGTCGGCGTACCGTTCCCGACGTTCCGCGACATTCGCACGCAGATCACCGGACGCACCATCGGCAAGGCGTTCCGGTACGGCTGGCAGGGTGACTATCCGACAATGCTGCAGTTCCTGACCCCGCACTACTACAGCTACTCCGGCTCCAACAGTATCGACTACAAAAACCCGGAGGCGGACAGGCTGCTGGACGCCGCGTTGGCCGCGGGGTCGCTACCGGAGTCGTACAAGATCATCGGCGAGTTCCAGACGCTGCTGTTCCGGGACATGGTCGACATCCCGATCTTCGATTACGTGGCGAACGCGGGTCGCTCGGACAAGGTGAAGAAAGCCGAACTCACCTGGAACGGGCTGTTCGACTTCGAGGGGATCGAGAAGTAG
- a CDS encoding ABC transporter substrate-binding protein produces the protein MRFTRAGALIGAVLLATSLGLSACGTDDSADEGIVTTNGGEPQNPLVPGNTNENMGGRVVDRLFAGLKYYDADGQPHNEMAEKIETADRKNYKITIKPDWKFTDGTTVKAKNFVDAWNYTALGTNAQLQSYVFTAILGFDEVSAEKPTAQTMRGLKVVDDRTFTVELQSPSIDFEIGLGYSPFYPLPDAAFKDMKAFGAAPIGNGPYKFKTWEHNVKIDLEPNPDYKGGRPAKNKGLRFVHYQNFETAYADLQAGNLDTLDTIPSSAIATYKNDLGDRAITKPTAQNQHIGVQSNVAHFSGEEGVLRRKALSMAINREQICDKIFHGTRNPAKDFTASTLPGFNGNLPGAEALKYNPDEAKKLWAQADAISPWSGRYEIAYNSDGGHQEWIEAVANSVKNVLGIEAVGTPYPTFKDIRGLITGRTIGKAFRYGWQGDYPTMLQFLTANYYSHSGTNNVDYKSPEFDKLLDAALAASSLEESYKIIGEAQALMLRDMVDIPILDYVANAGRSDKVKKAELAWNGLFDFEGIEK, from the coding sequence GTGAGATTCACAAGAGCTGGTGCGTTGATAGGGGCGGTGTTACTGGCCACAAGCCTGGGCCTGTCCGCATGCGGTACGGACGACAGTGCCGACGAGGGGATCGTCACCACCAACGGTGGTGAACCACAGAACCCCCTGGTTCCCGGAAATACCAACGAGAACATGGGCGGTCGCGTGGTCGACCGGTTGTTCGCGGGCTTGAAGTACTACGACGCCGACGGCCAGCCGCACAACGAGATGGCCGAGAAGATCGAGACCGCCGATCGGAAGAATTACAAGATCACCATCAAGCCGGATTGGAAGTTCACCGACGGGACCACGGTCAAGGCGAAGAACTTCGTCGACGCCTGGAACTACACCGCCCTCGGCACCAACGCCCAGCTGCAGAGTTACGTGTTCACCGCCATTCTCGGATTCGACGAGGTTTCCGCCGAAAAGCCCACCGCGCAAACGATGAGGGGCTTGAAGGTCGTCGACGACCGCACCTTCACCGTCGAATTGCAGTCCCCCTCCATCGATTTCGAGATCGGCCTGGGCTACTCGCCGTTCTATCCGCTGCCCGATGCGGCGTTCAAGGACATGAAGGCCTTCGGTGCGGCCCCGATCGGCAACGGCCCGTACAAGTTCAAGACGTGGGAGCACAACGTCAAGATCGACCTGGAGCCGAACCCGGACTACAAGGGCGGCCGCCCGGCCAAGAACAAGGGCCTGCGGTTCGTGCACTACCAGAACTTCGAGACGGCCTACGCCGATCTGCAGGCCGGCAACCTCGACACCCTCGACACCATTCCGTCGAGTGCGATCGCTACCTACAAGAACGACCTCGGGGACCGCGCGATCACCAAGCCGACCGCGCAGAACCAGCACATCGGCGTCCAGTCGAACGTGGCGCATTTCTCCGGTGAAGAGGGAGTGCTGCGACGCAAGGCGCTGTCGATGGCGATCAACCGGGAACAGATCTGCGACAAGATCTTCCACGGCACCCGTAATCCGGCGAAGGATTTCACCGCCAGCACGCTGCCTGGATTCAACGGCAATCTGCCCGGCGCGGAGGCGCTGAAGTACAACCCGGACGAGGCCAAGAAGCTGTGGGCCCAGGCCGACGCCATTTCGCCGTGGTCGGGACGCTACGAGATCGCCTACAACTCCGACGGCGGACACCAGGAATGGATCGAAGCCGTCGCCAACAGCGTGAAGAACGTGCTCGGCATCGAAGCGGTCGGGACGCCGTATCCGACGTTCAAGGACATTCGCGGGCTGATCACCGGACGCACCATCGGCAAGGCGTTCCGCTACGGCTGGCAGGGTGACTACCCGACGATGCTGCAGTTCCTCACCGCGAACTACTACAGCCACTCGGGCACCAACAATGTCGACTACAAGAGCCCGGAATTCGACAAGCTGCTCGATGCCGCGCTGGCGGCGTCCTCGCTGGAAGAGTCCTACAAGATCATCGGCGAGGCGCAGGCGCTGATGCTCCGGGACATGGTGGATATCCCGATTCTCGACTATGTCGCCAACGCCGGACGGTCGGACAAGGTGAAGAAGGCCGAGCTCGCCTGGAACGGGCTGTTCGACTTCGAGGGCATCGAGAAATAG